In the Flavisolibacter tropicus genome, one interval contains:
- the fusA gene encoding elongation factor G produces the protein MADLRFQRNFGIAAHIDAGKTTTTERILRYTGMIHKIGEVHDGAATTDWMEQEKERGITITSAAVSCQWNFPTVKGKADANTKKYYFNIIDTPGHVDFTVEVERSMRVLDGLIALFSAVDGVEPQSETVWRQANRYRVPRIGFVNKMDRSGADFLNVVKQVREMLGAKAVPLQLPIGAEDDFKGVVDLITNKGIIWHMETEGMTFDEIPVPEDMKEEVEYWRAQLIEAVAEYDDTLMEKFFDNPDSISEAEIHEAIRKATIDLSIVPMMCGSSFKNKGVQTALDAVCRYLPSPVDIEAITGTDPNTGEEITRKPDAKEPFAALAFKIMTDPFVGRLAFFRAYSGKLDAGSYVLNVRSGKKERISRIMKMFANKQNPIDFIEAGDIGAAVGFKEIKTGDTLCDENHPIVLENMFIPEPVIAIAIEPKTQADVDKMGMAIAKLVEEDPTLRVNTDEDTGQTILRGMGELHLEIIIDRMRREFKVEVNQGAPQVAYKEAFHNTVEHREVLKKQSGGRGKFADIMFTLGPVDADWKEANPDKNFQFVNDIFGGSIPREFIQPIQKGFEASMTNGALASYPVDNMKIRIYDGSFHAVDSDAMSFELCAKQGFREAARKAKPVLLEPIMKVEVLTPDQYMGDVTGDLNRRRGMMEGMDTRAGVQVIKAKVPLSEMFGYVTQLRSLSSGRASSTMEFSHYAPAPNNIAEEVIAKSKGKVSAE, from the coding sequence ATGGCAGACTTGAGATTTCAACGCAACTTTGGTATTGCCGCGCATATTGATGCCGGTAAAACCACTACTACTGAGCGTATCTTACGCTACACCGGTATGATTCACAAAATTGGTGAAGTACATGACGGTGCTGCTACCACTGACTGGATGGAACAGGAAAAAGAAAGAGGTATCACTATTACTTCTGCTGCTGTTAGCTGCCAGTGGAACTTCCCTACTGTAAAAGGTAAGGCTGATGCAAACACTAAAAAATATTATTTCAACATCATTGATACTCCAGGACACGTGGACTTTACTGTAGAAGTAGAGCGTTCTATGCGTGTATTGGATGGTTTGATTGCGTTATTCTCTGCTGTGGATGGTGTTGAACCTCAGTCTGAAACTGTATGGCGCCAGGCAAACCGTTACCGTGTACCACGTATCGGTTTCGTAAACAAAATGGACCGTTCCGGTGCTGACTTCTTAAACGTAGTTAAGCAGGTGCGTGAAATGTTAGGTGCTAAAGCTGTTCCTCTTCAATTGCCAATCGGTGCTGAAGATGACTTCAAAGGTGTAGTAGACTTAATTACTAATAAAGGTATCATTTGGCATATGGAAACTGAAGGTATGACCTTCGATGAGATTCCTGTACCAGAAGATATGAAAGAAGAAGTAGAATATTGGAGAGCTCAGTTGATTGAAGCTGTTGCTGAATACGATGATACTTTGATGGAGAAGTTCTTCGATAATCCAGACAGCATCTCTGAAGCTGAAATTCACGAAGCTATCCGTAAAGCTACCATCGACCTGAGCATCGTTCCAATGATGTGCGGTTCTTCTTTCAAAAACAAAGGTGTACAAACTGCACTTGACGCGGTTTGTCGTTACCTGCCTTCTCCAGTAGATATCGAAGCCATCACAGGTACAGATCCTAACACTGGTGAAGAAATTACACGTAAGCCAGATGCAAAAGAACCATTTGCAGCCTTGGCGTTCAAGATCATGACTGACCCATTCGTAGGTCGTCTGGCGTTCTTCCGCGCTTACTCAGGTAAGTTAGATGCTGGTTCTTATGTATTGAACGTAAGAAGCGGTAAGAAAGAGCGTATCTCTCGTATCATGAAGATGTTTGCTAACAAGCAAAACCCAATTGATTTCATTGAAGCAGGTGATATTGGTGCAGCTGTAGGTTTTAAAGAAATCAAAACTGGTGATACTCTTTGTGATGAGAACCACCCAATCGTTCTTGAAAACATGTTCATTCCAGAGCCGGTAATCGCTATCGCCATTGAGCCTAAAACTCAGGCTGACGTTGATAAAATGGGTATGGCTATCGCCAAGCTGGTTGAAGAAGATCCAACATTACGTGTAAACACAGACGAAGATACTGGTCAGACTATCCTGCGTGGTATGGGTGAATTACACTTAGAAATCATCATTGACCGTATGCGTCGTGAGTTCAAAGTGGAAGTAAACCAAGGTGCTCCTCAGGTAGCTTACAAAGAAGCTTTCCATAATACTGTTGAACACCGTGAGGTGCTGAAAAAGCAGTCTGGTGGTCGTGGTAAGTTCGCTGATATCATGTTCACTTTAGGACCTGTTGATGCTGATTGGAAAGAGGCAAATCCTGATAAGAACTTCCAGTTCGTAAACGACATCTTTGGTGGTTCTATTCCTCGTGAATTTATTCAACCAATTCAGAAAGGTTTTGAAGCTTCCATGACTAACGGTGCATTGGCTTCTTACCCTGTAGATAACATGAAGATCAGAATCTACGATGGTTCATTCCACGCGGTTGACTCTGATGCTATGTCATTCGAATTGTGTGCTAAGCAAGGTTTCCGTGAAGCTGCCCGTAAAGCAAAACCAGTATTACTTGAGCCAATCATGAAAGTAGAAGTATTGACTCCAGACCAATATATGGGTGATGTAACAGGTGACTTGAACCGTCGTCGTGGTATGATGGAAGGTATGGATACCCGTGCTGGTGTACAGGTAATCAAAGCAAAAGTTCCATTGAGTGAAATGTTCGGTTACGTAACTCAATTACGTTCTTTATCTTCTGGTCGTGCATCATCTACCATGGAGTTCTCTCACTATGCTCCAGCTCCAAACAACATCGCTGAAGAAGTGATTGCTAAGAGCAAAGGAAAAGTGAGCGCTGAATAA